One Setaria italica strain Yugu1 chromosome I, Setaria_italica_v2.0, whole genome shotgun sequence DNA window includes the following coding sequences:
- the LOC101763718 gene encoding agamous-like MADS-box protein AGL80, with the protein MARKKVSLQWIANDATRRATFKKRRKGLMKKASELATLCGVRACVVVYGAGESQPEVWPEAPGAAEDVVARFRAVPELDQCKKMLDMEGYLKQQVDKLREQLHKAQRENRERETALLLHDAIAGRLPGLAGLSVEEVGSLGWMVENRIQAVRAAIAQLQGEGQDLPAAALQLPQPSLPVAPYYGIGAGAGHGEMMMQAPHPQGWMMAGGEIGALAYGGFVGASTGTSTSAGADMPPQFGSMGAGFAWPDTAGQSFPSM; encoded by the coding sequence ATGGCTCGCAAGAAGGTGTCCCTGCAGTGGATCGCCAACGACGCGACCCGCCGCGCGACCTTCAAGAAGCGCCGCAAGGGCCTGATGAAGAAGGCGAGCGAGCTGGCCACGCTGTGCGGCGTCAGGGCCTGCGTCGTCGTCTACGGCGCCGGCGAGTCGCAGCCGGAGGTGTGGCCGGAGGcccccggcgcggcggaggatgTCGTCGCCCGCTTCAGGGCCGTGCCGGAGCTGGACCAGTGCAAGAAGATGCTCGACATGGAGGGCTACCTGAAGCAGCAAGTCGACAAGCTCAGGGAGCAGCTGCACAAGGCGCAGCGCGAGAACCGGGAGCGCGAGACGGCTCTCCTCCTGCAcgacgccatcgccggccgcctcccggGACTCGCGGGCCTCTCCGTCGAGGAGGTTGGCAGCCTCGGCTGGATGGTGGAGAACCGCATCCAGGCCGTCAGGGCCGCCATCGCGCAGCTCCAGGGGGAGGGGCAGgacctcccggcggcggcgctgcagctGCCGCAGCCGTCCCTGCCGGTGGCGCCTTATTACGGCatcggggccggcgccggccatgGGGAGATGATGATGCAGGCGCCGCACCCGCAGGGTTGGATGATGGCCGGAGGGGAAATTGGCGCTCTGGCCTACGGTGGCTTCGTCGGCGCCAGCaccggcaccagcaccagcgCCGGGGCCGACATGCCGCCGCAGTTTGGCAGCATGGGTGCCGGGTTTGCGTGGCCTGACACAGCTGGTCAATCTTTCCCTTCCATGTAA